A single region of the Elizabethkingia sp. JS20170427COW genome encodes:
- the ilvA gene encoding threonine ammonia-lyase IlvA: MNLNFLEASQRVQGVVMHTPLQLNLNLSKKYKCNVYLKREDLQIVRSYKLRGAYNMMQSLPKEDLDKGVVCASAGNHAQGVAYSCSRMGVKGVIFMPSITPKQKIEQTEMFGGDNIKIVLTGDTFDDCAISARNYTQENNMTFIPPFDHEKIIEGQGTVAVEVFNDLDTVDYIFVPNGGGGLCAGISTYTKSVSPQTKVIGVEPEGAPSMSKAFIHEEPYELPKIERFIDGAAVKKVGKLTYQLCKENLDKMLLVPEGKVCTTILQLYNKDAIVAEPAGALSIAALDQVKNEIIGKNVVCVVSGSNNDIDRMQEIKERSLLYEGLKHYFVLEFPQRPGALKEFVTNILGDGNDITYFQFSKKNNKECGPAVIGIEVKEKGDFEDLRRRMDINKLNYTYLNQDQLLFNNLIG; the protein is encoded by the coding sequence ATGAATCTGAATTTTTTAGAAGCCTCACAACGAGTACAAGGTGTCGTGATGCACACTCCTTTGCAATTAAATCTCAACTTGTCCAAAAAGTATAAATGTAATGTTTATTTAAAAAGAGAAGATTTACAAATTGTAAGATCTTACAAATTACGAGGAGCCTATAATATGATGCAAAGCCTCCCTAAAGAAGACTTAGATAAAGGTGTGGTGTGTGCCAGTGCAGGAAATCACGCACAAGGAGTAGCTTATAGCTGTAGTCGTATGGGGGTAAAAGGAGTCATTTTTATGCCAAGTATTACTCCTAAACAAAAGATTGAGCAAACCGAAATGTTTGGTGGAGACAATATAAAGATTGTTTTAACAGGAGATACTTTTGATGATTGTGCTATCTCTGCCAGAAATTACACTCAAGAAAATAACATGACTTTTATTCCTCCTTTTGATCATGAAAAAATTATCGAAGGGCAGGGGACTGTGGCTGTTGAGGTTTTTAATGATTTAGATACCGTGGATTATATTTTTGTTCCTAATGGAGGAGGAGGGCTTTGTGCAGGGATCTCTACTTATACAAAATCGGTTTCTCCTCAGACCAAAGTAATAGGGGTCGAGCCCGAAGGAGCTCCTTCTATGTCTAAAGCTTTTATTCATGAAGAGCCTTATGAACTTCCTAAAATTGAAAGATTTATAGATGGTGCAGCCGTAAAAAAGGTAGGAAAGTTAACTTACCAACTGTGTAAAGAAAATTTGGATAAAATGCTTCTTGTTCCTGAAGGAAAGGTTTGTACTACTATTTTACAATTGTATAATAAGGATGCGATAGTTGCAGAACCAGCAGGTGCATTGTCTATTGCTGCTTTAGATCAAGTGAAAAATGAAATTATTGGGAAAAATGTAGTATGCGTAGTTAGTGGTAGTAATAATGATATTGATAGAATGCAGGAAATTAAAGAGCGTTCTTTATTATATGAAGGGTTGAAACATTACTTTGTACTCGAATTTCCACAGAGACCAGGAGCTTTAAAGGAATTTGTAACCAATATTCTAGGAGATGGAAACGATATTACCTATTTTCAATTCTCTAAAAAGAATAATAAAGAATGTGGACCAGCGGTGATAGGAATAGAAGTTAAAGAGAAAGGAGATTTTGAAGATTTACGTAGAAGAATGGATATCAATAAGTTAAACTACACTTATCTTAATCAAGATCAATTGTTATTTAACAATCTTATTGGGTAA